The Petropleomorpha daqingensis genome includes a window with the following:
- a CDS encoding acetyl-CoA C-acyltransferase yields MLEIPMADAYLVDLVRTPSGKGKPGGALSGVHPVELLAGVLRDLVARNDLDPAVIDDVITGCVGQAGEQAVNIGRSAVLSAGFPESVPATTIDRQCGSSQQAAHFAAQGVLAGVYDVVVACGVESMSRVPMGTSTGGKDPFGPGMAARYPDGLVNQGVSAELIAARWKLDREQLDEYSARSHQRAAATAAAGGFDNEILAVSLPDGGAHTTDETVRAATTAEGLAGLKASFRTDAMAERFPEIGWSITPGNSSPLTDGASATLIMSEAAVQRFGLRPRARFHSFAVVGDDPLLMLTGPIPATKKVLATAGLSIDDIDAYEVNEAFAPVPLAWAQELNADPEKLNPRGGAIALGHALGASGTRLLTTLVNHLEQTGGRYGLQTMCEGGGLANATIVERL; encoded by the coding sequence ATGCTGGAGATCCCCATGGCGGACGCCTACCTCGTCGACCTCGTGCGCACCCCCTCCGGCAAGGGCAAGCCCGGCGGTGCGCTCTCGGGCGTGCACCCCGTCGAGCTGCTCGCCGGGGTGCTGCGCGACCTGGTCGCGCGCAACGACCTCGACCCCGCGGTGATCGACGACGTCATCACCGGCTGCGTCGGCCAGGCCGGCGAGCAGGCGGTCAACATCGGCCGCAGCGCCGTCCTGTCCGCCGGGTTCCCCGAGTCGGTGCCGGCGACCACCATCGACCGGCAGTGCGGCTCGAGCCAGCAGGCGGCCCACTTCGCCGCGCAGGGCGTGCTCGCCGGCGTCTACGACGTCGTCGTCGCCTGCGGCGTGGAGTCGATGAGCAGGGTGCCGATGGGCACCTCGACCGGCGGCAAGGACCCCTTCGGCCCGGGCATGGCCGCCCGCTACCCCGACGGCCTGGTCAACCAGGGCGTCTCCGCCGAGCTGATCGCCGCGCGCTGGAAGCTCGACCGGGAGCAGCTCGACGAGTACTCGGCGCGCTCGCACCAGCGGGCCGCGGCCACCGCCGCGGCCGGCGGCTTCGACAACGAGATCCTGGCGGTGTCGCTGCCCGACGGCGGCGCGCACACCACCGACGAGACCGTCCGGGCGGCCACCACCGCCGAGGGGCTGGCCGGGCTCAAGGCCTCGTTCCGCACCGACGCGATGGCCGAGCGGTTCCCGGAGATCGGCTGGTCGATCACGCCGGGCAACTCCTCGCCGCTGACCGACGGCGCCTCGGCGACGCTGATCATGAGCGAGGCGGCGGTGCAGCGGTTCGGGCTGCGCCCGCGGGCGCGGTTCCACTCCTTCGCCGTCGTCGGTGACGACCCCCTGCTCATGCTCACCGGCCCGATCCCCGCGACGAAGAAGGTGCTCGCCACGGCCGGGCTGTCCATCGACGACATCGACGCCTACGAGGTCAACGAGGCGTTCGCGCCGGTGCCGCTGGCCTGGGCGCAGGAGCTCAACGCCGACCCGGAGAAGCTCAACCCGCGGGGCGGGGCCATCGCCCTGGGGCACGCCCTGGGCGCCAGCGGCACCCGGCTGCTGACCACGCTGGTCAACCACCTGGAGCAGACCGGAGGGCGGTACGGGCTGCAGACGATGTGCGAGGGTGGCGGCCTGGCCAACGCGACGATCGTCGAGCGGCTGTAG